DNA from Sulfitobacter albidus:
GCGGGTCCGGGGCAGATCGCGCGGACCGTGTCGCGCAACCCGCTGGTGATCGCCTGCGCCATCGGGCTGGCGCTGAACCTGTCGGGGGTCACGCTGCCCGAGAGCGTTGCCAGCGCGCTCGACATGATCGCGCGCGGAGCGCTGGCGGTGGGGCTGATGGCCATCGGGGCCGGTATCAGCCTGCGGCGGCTTGCGACGCTTGACGCACGCGTGGGTGTGAGCGTTCTTTTGCGGCCCGTGATCGGGCCGGTGCTGTTTGCCGGGCTGGGGACGCTGTGGGGTCTGCCCGCGATGCAGCTATTTGCCGGGGTTCTGGTGTTCGCGGCACCGGCCGCGTCAAACGGCTATATCATCGCCAAGCAGATGGGCGCGGATGCCGAGCTGTATGCCGATGTGATGACTTGGCAGGTGGTGCTGTCGATGCTGTGCCTGCCGATCTGGGCGGCGCTGCTGCTTTAGCGGGCGGGGCCGCCAGCGCACAGTGCTACACGGTCAAAGCCGCAGCGTGGTCGTCCGGTGTCAGCGCGCGCACCGTCACCTGGCTCAGCGCCGCCCCTCGCGCAGCCACGCCGCAGTGATGAGCCCCGCGCTCAGCAACAGGACAAGCCAGCCGGGCAGCAGTGGCGTCTGCCGCACATCGAGTGTCTCGTAGGCATCGCGGCGGGTGAGGCCGATCCAGCCGCGCCCGGCGGCGGGGCGACCGGCGTTCACATTGCGGATCCGGGGGACACCGTCGGTGAGGGTGAGCGCCCCGCCGCGCAGTGACGCGACCTGCGACGCCAATGGCTCGGCGCTGGCGATGGTGTCGACAAATTCGCGCGGGGCGGCGGGGCCAAGGCCGATCACACTGGTCTGATCGCCGTTCTCAAGCCGGTAGAGGCCGATTTCAGGCCCGGTGAACACGGTCTCGAACCGGCCCGGCGCGGCTTCGTCCAGCGTTAGCTCGGTCACGGTGCCGTCGGGGCCGGTGATCGTGAGCGGCGGCACCTCGGCGCTGAGCGTGCGGCGCTGGATGCGCATGGTCTGCCCTTCGGCGGTGGCGGTCAGGGCTTCTTCCTCCAACTCCGGTTCGCCCATCATCCAATGGGCCAGACGGCGCAGCAATTCCAACTGCGGGCCGCCCCCTTCGTAGCCGCGGTTCCACAGCCACGCGTGATCGGAGGCCAGCAGCGCCACGCGCCCCTCGCCCACACGGTCAAGCACCAGCAGGGGGCGGTCGTCGATCCCGGTCATTACGGTATCGCCCGAGGTTGCCGTCACCTCGATCTGGCGCAGCCAGCGGCCCCAGTCGCCGTTCTGCGGCAGGCCCTGGGTCACGGGGTGGCGTTCGCCCAATTCGGGCACGACCGGCAGATAGGGTTCTTCGAGCACGCGGGCGGAGGGGGTGGCGGGCACCACATCGCCCAGGGGCGTGCGGAACAGGCTGTCGGCGCTGGCAAAATCCGGCCCGGCAGAGACCAGAACTGCGCCGCCGCCGCGCACGTATTGCGCGATGTTCTCAAGGTAGAGCGACGGCAGGATGCCCCGCCGTTTGTAACGGTCAAAGATGATCAGATCGAAATCCTCGATCTTTTCCATGAAAAGCTCGCGCGTGGGGAAGGCGATGAGCGACAGCTCGTCCACCGGCACGCCATCCTGTTTCTCGGGCGGGCGCAGGATGGTGAAATGCACCAGATCGACGGAGCTGTCGGATTTCAGCAGGTTGCGCCACGTGCGCCCGCCCGCGTGCGGCTCCCCACTCACCAGTAGGACGCGCAGACGATCCCGTACGCCGTTCATCTGGATCACGGCGGCATTGTTGCGGTCGGTCAGCTCGCCCTCGGCCTCCGGCAGGGAGAAGCGGATCACGTTGCGCCCGCCGTGGGGCAGGGTGATGGGCAGCTCAAGATCCTCGCCGATGGGCACGGTAAAGCGCTGTGCGGGGTCTGCGTCGATGGAGATGTCGAGCTCGGTCTGGGTCACACCTGCCGGGGCGGCCCCCAGATCGTCGATGCGCAGGGTGAGGGTCACAGGCTCCCCGATGATCGCAAAGGCGGGGGCGCCCAGAACGGTGAGGCGGCGGTCCCAATCCTCCTCCCGCCCGCTGAGCAGGACGTGGAAGGGGGCGGGCACGTCGACGGGCAGATCGGCGTCATGCGCCCGCCCGTCGGTCAGCGCGATCACCCCGGCGATCCGCGCGCGCGGCTCTTCGGCGAGCGCCTCTGACAGCGCGCTCATCAGCTCGGTCCCGGCGTCATTGGCGCCGTCGGGCACGGTGATGCGGCGCAGCTCTGTATTCTCGCGCGCCTCGATGGTGGCGGCGAGGCTGTCGGCGGCCTGCGCGGTCTGATCGGCGCGGTCCGACAGGCGCTGGCTGGCGCTTTCGTCTTCCAGCAGGATCACGATATCGCTGAGCGGCGCGCGGTCCTCTTGCAGCAGCGAGGGGCCGGAGAGGGCGGCGAGCACGACCAGCCCAGCCAACCCGCGAAAGCCCCAGCCGCGCAGGCCGCGCAGCAGCGCCAACATCACGCCGATGGAGGCGATCACGGCAACCATGACCAGCAGCGGCCACGGCACAAGCGGGTCGAAGACGATCGAAGAGGTCATTGGCCCAACCTGTCCAGCAGCGCAGGCACGTGCACCTGATCGGATTTATAATTCCCGGTGAGCACGTGCATCACCAGATTGACGCCAAAGCGGTACGCGATCTCGCGCTGCCGCTCGCCGCTGAACCCCCGCCCCACGGGCAAAAGCGGTCCACCGCCACTGTTCACGGCCCAGGCCGACGCCCAATCGTTGCCGCCGATGACCACCGGCGTCACCCCGTCGTTGAGATCGCGGAACGGCATGCCTTCGACCTCTTCGGCGGCGGGATCCGATGCCTCAACCCAGACATCGCGGCTGTTGTGGCGGCCGGGGAAGTCTTGCAGCAAATAGAAAGTGCGGGTGAGGACGTGATCGGCGGGCACCGGCTCCAGCGCGGGAATGTCGAGCGGGGCGGCCAACGCCTGCAGCTTGCGCCCGTTCGGGCTGGATGCGCCAAAGCGCGCGGTGTCCGCGTCGCGCGTATCAAACAGGATCAGCCCACCCGACCGCAGATAGGCGTTGAGCTTGGCGTAGGCCTCTGACGACGGCGTGGGTTGGCTGGTCGTCACGGGCCAGTAGAGGATGGGGAAGAACGCCAGCTCGTCAGTCTCAAGATCGACGCCCAGCGGGGTGGCGGGTTCGACCGAGGTGCGGAAAAACAGCGTGTCGCTGAGGCCGGTGAGGCCCGCCAGCGCGATCTCGTCGACCTGAGGGTCACCGGTGATGACATGGGCCAGCACCAGCTCGGATGTGGCGGTGAGGGCCAGATCATCCGCATCGCTCTGCGCATCGGCGGGGGCAGGCAGCAGCAGAAGCGCCAGAAGTGCTGCGGCGGTGGCATTGCTGCGCCCCAGAAGGCGGCCGGAGAGCGCCAGCGACGCCACCACATCGGCCAGCAGGATCAGCACAGCGAGGCTCAAGAGCCAGCCCGCGATGGGTTGCTCGGGGGCGACAGCGAGGCCGCGCACGGGAATGCGCGCGGGCCAGCTGGCGGGGGTCAGCACCGTGTCGGGCGTGAGCACGTTGCGCGCCATGCGTCGGTCGCCCGACGCATAGAGCCCCGGTTGCAGCGCGGGGCCGGTGGGCGCAGAGATCAGCGCCGCCCCGTCAACACCGGGCAGGGTGCCGGCATCTTCGAGCAGGCCAAACCCGTTGAGGGTGCGCTGCGGCGTCCAGGTGGTGCCTTCCATCGCATCGGCATCGGCGGTGGCCGCGCTGGAGGAGGTGGCAAGACGCTCCATCATTTCGACAAACAGACCCGACAGCGGGAGCGACGACCACTCGGCGGTGGCGGTGACGTGGAACAGAACGATCTGGCCCTGGCCCACAGTCTTGCGCGTTACCAGCGGCGTGCCGTCGGTGAGCGCGGCGATGGACCGCTCGGCCAGCGTGGGATCGGGTTGCGCCACGACCTGCGCGGTGACGGTGACGTCGTCCGGCACGGTGAGGCCAAAGAACGGCGAGCCCTGGGAGAAGGGCGCCAGCGCCTTTGGCTCGCCCCAGCTCATAGCGCCGCCGACGCTGCGGCCACCCTCGCGCAGGCGCACGGGCATAAGCGGGTCTTCGTCCCGGCGGGAGATGTCGCTGGCGGCGATGCGCGGCCCGGCAAAGCGTACGAGCATGCCGCCGCCCTCGATCCATTCGGTGAGCGGGGCGGCCTCGGCTTCGGCCAGCGTCGCCACATCGGCCAGCACGATCACGTCGGGGTTGGCGGGCAGCACGTCGCTGAGCGATCCGTCGATCAGATCGGCGGTCGGTGCCAGCGCCTGTTCGATGTAGTGCAGGGGTGAGAGAAGCTCCAACGCTTCGCGGTTTTCGCGCGATGAGATCAGCGCGACCTCACGCCGCCGTAGCCCGTCGTCCGTCAGCGTGCTCGCCCCGGCAGAGCGTTGGCCCGCGATGTCGAACCGCGTAATGCGCGCGCGCAGCTCTGACGGCAGCACGATGGCGGTCTCGGCCTCGGTCTCGCCTTCGGCAAATGTCGCGGGGGCAGAGGCGAGGGTGCGCCCGTTGCCCGCCGGATCGCGGCCGAGCGCTTGAATGATGACCTCTCGTTCCGGCCCCGGCGCGGCGCGCAGCACGCGCAGTTGCACGGCGCCGTCGGCGTAGGTGGCGGGCGCGATGGCCAACACGTTGATGGCGGTCTGATAGGCCTCGACCGTGCCGCGATCCTCGAAGGTCGCCAGCAGATCGTCGCGCCCGTCGTAGGCGAGCGTGTCGCTGAACCACAGCGTGTCAAAGGCGCCGATATCGGCGACGGCGGCCTGCGCCTGCGCGATCATCTCGGCGTTGGGCTGCCAGGGGGCGGGGGCCAGCCCAGCCAGACGGTTTTGCCAGACGTCAGCGGCTTGAAACACCGGCGCCTCAGGCCGCGTGAGGGTGAGAAAGGCGACGGTGCGATCCTGCCGCGCGGCGCGGGTCAGCTGGGCCGATATCGCCTCTTGCTGCTGCGGCCAGCGGGTGGCGCCTGCCCATGTGCCGTCGAGCACGAAGAGAAGCGGGCCGTTGCCCTCGGTCTGCTCTGCCTCGGGGTTCAGCACGGGGCCGGCGAGCCCCACGATAATCGCGGCGACGGCCAGCATGCGCAGCAGCAACAGCCACCACGGCGTGCGGTCGGAGACGGTTTCGTCGTCCTTGAGACCCAGCAGCAGCGCCACACCGGGAAAGCGGCGACGGATCGGCGCGGGGGGCACGGCGCGCAGCAAAAGCCACAGGATCGGCAGGGCCGTAAGCGCGAGCAGGAGCCAGGGTGCCGTGAAACCGATGCCGCCGAGTACCGTCATGCCGCCGCTCCCCGCGCGTCGAGCGCGCCGTATAGCCACAGCAAACCGGCCTGCGCGGTGCTGTCGGTGTGATGCACGCCGTAGTGCCAGCCGGTCAGCTGGCACAGCGCTGCAAGCTCTGCCTTGCGCGCGGCGAGGCGTTCAAGATAGCGGTCGCGCAGGTCGTTCGCCTTGAGCGTCTCGTGGCTGAGCGTGCCGCCGACGCTCTCGAAAATGGTGCGCCCGGAGAAGGGGAATGCTTCCTCCGACGGGTCGAGGATATGGCACAGAACACCGCGCACGCCGCGATCTGCGGCCTTGGTCAGCGCGGTGCGCACGCCGTCGATCTCGCCCATGAAATCAGAGATGAACACGGCGCGGGCGTGCGGGATCATCGCGCGGTGTTCGGGCGGGGCGAAATCGGCGTCGTCATCGCGGCTGAACATCTCGGCCAGCGCCATGACCTGCGCGCGGCCCGCACGGGGCGGCAGGGCGGTGCCGGTCAGCCCCACGCGCTCGCCACCGCGCTGCATCAGGATCGCCAGCGCCAGACCCAGCAAGCGGGCGCGGTCGATTTTCTCGGGGTGCGCTGGATCGGAGGTGAACCGCATTGACGCGCCCTGATCGACCCACATCATCACCGATTGCGCGATTTGCCATTCGCGTTCGCGCACGAATTCCGTGTCGCCCATGGCCGAGCGGCGGTGGTCGATGGCGCGGCGGCTGTCGCCCATCTGCGCCGGGCGGTACTGCCAGAAATCGTCACCAGCGCCCGCCCGCCTGCGCCCGTGCGCGCCCAGCAGAACCGCACCCGCCAGATGCTCCGCCCGCGCAAGCAGCGCGGGGAAGCGGGCGGCCTCTGCCTCGGATCGTGCGCGCAGGGTGACGGGGTCGCTCACGCCACGGCGGCCTTGCCGGGTGCGAGGCTTGCGGCGGTCTCATCGATGAGGGATTTCAGGCTGTCGCCGCGTGCGCGTGCGGCAAAATTCAGCGCCATGCGGTGCGTGAGCACCGGGCGGGCCATGTCGATCACATCCTCCGCCGAAGGGGCCAGACGCCCCTGCAACAAGGCCCGCGCGCGCACGGCCAGCATCAACGCCTGCGCGGCACGGGGGCCGGGGCCCCATGCAACGGTCTCGCGGACCCGCGCGCTCACGCCGTCCTCTTCGGGACGGAAGGCACGCACCAGATCCAGGATCATCTCGACCACGGACTCGCCGACGGGCATCCGGCGCAGCAGGCGCTGGGCGTCCAACAACTCCCCTGCGGTAAAGACCGCGACCGCCTGCGCCTCGGCTTCGCCGGTGGTGGCGATGAGGATATCGCGTTCGGTATTCCGGTTGGGATAGGGCACGTCGATCTGCACGAGGAAACGGTCAAGCTGCGCTTCGGGCAGGGGATAGGTGCCTTCCTGCTCGATCGGGTTTTGCGTGGCCAGCACGTGGAACGGCAGGCCCAGCGGGCGCGATTGGCCCGCAACAGTGACTGTTTTTTCCTGCATCGCCTGTAGCAGCGCGGATTGCGTGCGCGGGCTGGCGCGGTTGATTTCATCGGCCATCAGCAGCTGACAAAACACCGGCCCCTCGACAAAGCGGAACGCGCGGGAGCCGTCGGCGGCGGTGTCGAGCACTTCGGAGCCGAGGATGTCGGCGGGCATCAGATCGGGGGTGAACTGCACCCGCTTGCCATCCATGCCCATGACGGTGCTGAGGGTTTCGACCAGACGGGTTTTGCCAAGGCCCGGAAGGCCGATCAGCAGGCCATGCCCGCCACACAAAAGCGCGGTGAGCGTCAGTTCAACCACCCGTTCCTGCCCGATGAAACGGGCGGTGATGGATTTGCGGGCTTCGGCCAGCTTGTCCCCAAGTGCTTCGATCTGTGCAACCATGTCTTCGGCTGCGGTTTGGTCTGCCTGGGTCATGACTTCTCCGCCGTGGGGGTTATATCTGCCATGAATGTATCGCGATCTGTGGGAATGGCAAAAGCAATGAGTGGACAAAAAACCGTGACACCCTCGGCGGAGAGCCTCGCCGCGTCTATCAAGGCCACAGGCACGCGCGGATTGCCGCCGGTGGAGAAATGGAATCCGCCGTTCTGTGGTGACATCGACATGGAGATTCGGCGCGATGGTACCTGGTTTTATGAGGGTACGCCCATTGGGCGGCCCGGATTGGTCAAGCTGTTTGCCTCGATCCTGATCCGCGAGGACGATGCCTATTTTCTGGTCACGCCGGTGGAGAAAGTGGGCATCCGGGTGCAGGACGCGCCCTTTGTCGCGGTGGATTTCGACGCCGAGGGGGAGGGCGCGGATCAAGTGCTGCGCTTTACCACCAACCTTGACGATGTGACCG
Protein-coding regions in this window:
- a CDS encoding AEC family transporter, whose product is MSLAFSVLPLIFVIAAGYGLGKSGLIPRENWGGIEALSFRALIPAMLVLAIAQTDLSVARYGGFAVVLLGVLACLGGLALVVWRLTGMSRASAGSVFQLSVRWNAFVALAAADVFLADGIAVLAIAIALLIPTINVACIVVLAALGPAQAGPGQIARTVSRNPLVIACAIGLALNLSGVTLPESVASALDMIARGALAVGLMAIGAGISLRRLATLDARVGVSVLLRPVIGPVLFAGLGTLWGLPAMQLFAGVLVFAAPAASNGYIIAKQMGADAELYADVMTWQVVLSMLCLPIWAALLL
- a CDS encoding glutamine amidotransferase produces the protein MTSSIVFDPLVPWPLLVMVAVIASIGVMLALLRGLRGWGFRGLAGLVVLAALSGPSLLQEDRAPLSDIVILLEDESASQRLSDRADQTAQAADSLAATIEARENTELRRITVPDGANDAGTELMSALSEALAEEPRARIAGVIALTDGRAHDADLPVDVPAPFHVLLSGREEDWDRRLTVLGAPAFAIIGEPVTLTLRIDDLGAAPAGVTQTELDISIDADPAQRFTVPIGEDLELPITLPHGGRNVIRFSLPEAEGELTDRNNAAVIQMNGVRDRLRVLLVSGEPHAGGRTWRNLLKSDSSVDLVHFTILRPPEKQDGVPVDELSLIAFPTRELFMEKIEDFDLIIFDRYKRRGILPSLYLENIAQYVRGGGAVLVSAGPDFASADSLFRTPLGDVVPATPSARVLEEPYLPVVPELGERHPVTQGLPQNGDWGRWLRQIEVTATSGDTVMTGIDDRPLLVLDRVGEGRVALLASDHAWLWNRGYEGGGPQLELLRRLAHWMMGEPELEEEALTATAEGQTMRIQRRTLSAEVPPLTITGPDGTVTELTLDEAAPGRFETVFTGPEIGLYRLENGDQTSVIGLGPAAPREFVDTIASAEPLASQVASLRGGALTLTDGVPRIRNVNAGRPAAGRGWIGLTRRDAYETLDVRQTPLLPGWLVLLLSAGLITAAWLREGRR
- a CDS encoding DUF4159 domain-containing protein, whose translation is MTVLGGIGFTAPWLLLALTALPILWLLLRAVPPAPIRRRFPGVALLLGLKDDETVSDRTPWWLLLLRMLAVAAIIVGLAGPVLNPEAEQTEGNGPLLFVLDGTWAGATRWPQQQEAISAQLTRAARQDRTVAFLTLTRPEAPVFQAADVWQNRLAGLAPAPWQPNAEMIAQAQAAVADIGAFDTLWFSDTLAYDGRDDLLATFEDRGTVEAYQTAINVLAIAPATYADGAVQLRVLRAAPGPEREVIIQALGRDPAGNGRTLASAPATFAEGETEAETAIVLPSELRARITRFDIAGQRSAGASTLTDDGLRRREVALISSRENREALELLSPLHYIEQALAPTADLIDGSLSDVLPANPDVIVLADVATLAEAEAAPLTEWIEGGGMLVRFAGPRIAASDISRRDEDPLMPVRLREGGRSVGGAMSWGEPKALAPFSQGSPFFGLTVPDDVTVTAQVVAQPDPTLAERSIAALTDGTPLVTRKTVGQGQIVLFHVTATAEWSSLPLSGLFVEMMERLATSSSAATADADAMEGTTWTPQRTLNGFGLLEDAGTLPGVDGAALISAPTGPALQPGLYASGDRRMARNVLTPDTVLTPASWPARIPVRGLAVAPEQPIAGWLLSLAVLILLADVVASLALSGRLLGRSNATAAALLALLLLPAPADAQSDADDLALTATSELVLAHVITGDPQVDEIALAGLTGLSDTLFFRTSVEPATPLGVDLETDELAFFPILYWPVTTSQPTPSSEAYAKLNAYLRSGGLILFDTRDADTARFGASSPNGRKLQALAAPLDIPALEPVPADHVLTRTFYLLQDFPGRHNSRDVWVEASDPAAEEVEGMPFRDLNDGVTPVVIGGNDWASAWAVNSGGGPLLPVGRGFSGERQREIAYRFGVNLVMHVLTGNYKSDQVHVPALLDRLGQ
- a CDS encoding DUF58 domain-containing protein, with the translated sequence MSDPVTLRARSEAEAARFPALLARAEHLAGAVLLGAHGRRRAGAGDDFWQYRPAQMGDSRRAIDHRRSAMGDTEFVREREWQIAQSVMMWVDQGASMRFTSDPAHPEKIDRARLLGLALAILMQRGGERVGLTGTALPPRAGRAQVMALAEMFSRDDDADFAPPEHRAMIPHARAVFISDFMGEIDGVRTALTKAADRGVRGVLCHILDPSEEAFPFSGRTIFESVGGTLSHETLKANDLRDRYLERLAARKAELAALCQLTGWHYGVHHTDSTAQAGLLWLYGALDARGAAA
- a CDS encoding AAA family ATPase produces the protein MTQADQTAAEDMVAQIEALGDKLAEARKSITARFIGQERVVELTLTALLCGGHGLLIGLPGLGKTRLVETLSTVMGMDGKRVQFTPDLMPADILGSEVLDTAADGSRAFRFVEGPVFCQLLMADEINRASPRTQSALLQAMQEKTVTVAGQSRPLGLPFHVLATQNPIEQEGTYPLPEAQLDRFLVQIDVPYPNRNTERDILIATTGEAEAQAVAVFTAGELLDAQRLLRRMPVGESVVEMILDLVRAFRPEEDGVSARVRETVAWGPGPRAAQALMLAVRARALLQGRLAPSAEDVIDMARPVLTHRMALNFAARARGDSLKSLIDETAASLAPGKAAVA
- a CDS encoding DUF1285 domain-containing protein; translation: MSGQKTVTPSAESLAASIKATGTRGLPPVEKWNPPFCGDIDMEIRRDGTWFYEGTPIGRPGLVKLFASILIREDDAYFLVTPVEKVGIRVQDAPFVAVDFDAEGEGADQVLRFTTNLDDVTVAGADAPMRVERDPETGEPSPYVRVRRNLEALIDRKSFYRLVDLGVHYDGWFGVWSGGTFFGIIPSDELPES